In Bombus pyrosoma isolate SC7728 linkage group LG2, ASM1482585v1, whole genome shotgun sequence, a genomic segment contains:
- the LOC122577769 gene encoding protein MIS12 homolog: MASSELRKRKLEEYEMQLFSFHSRAVYATLKSIVSERILSTIEKMCQTIEKTYKLNSENLTVLKTNQKNLEAAYFKGAMPHLENIENIVNKYVAVPSNVLLEEDKYQRIQYSDTEFENINQRLEDLQQRAKNATILNTVLKEELQILDQFPISEESVNKMCNVVENLTCSDVNENIYQLLKDYKEFSTSLFDTTQITTKIKYNTVDNLKCKEFNLNTL, translated from the exons ATGGCGTCCTCGGAATTACGAAAACGCAAGCTGGAAGAATACGAAATGCAGCTGTTTAGCTTTCATTCAAGAGCCGTGTACGCTACTT tgaAAAGTATTGTAAGTGAAAGGATTCTTAGCACAATTGAGAAGATGTGTCAAACAATTGAAAAAacatacaaattaaattctgAGAATCTAACAGTACTTAAGACAAATCAAAAGAATTTAGAGGCAGCATATTTTAAAGGAGCAATGCcacatttagaaaatattgag aatattgtaaataaatatgttgcTGTTCCAAGTAACGTTTTATTGGAAGAGGACAAGTACCAAAGGATACAGTATAGTGACacagaatttgaaaatataaatcaaagaTTAGAAGATTTACAGCAAAGAGcaaaaaat GCTACTATTTTGAATACTGTATTGAAAGAAGAGCTACAGATTTTAGaccaatttccaatttctgaAGAAAGTGTAAATAAGATGTGTAATGTAGTAGAAAATCTGACATGCTCCgacgtaaatgaaaatatatatcagtTACTGAAAgattataaagaattttctacaaGTCTGTTTGATACAACACAAAttacaacaaaaataaaatacaacacAGTAGATAATCTTAAATgcaaagaatttaatttaaatactttatga